In the Caballeronia sp. LZ062 genome, one interval contains:
- a CDS encoding ABC transporter ATP-binding protein, translating to MSSKLEAIGIAKRYGDTTALEPTDLAVQAGEFLTLLGPSGSGKTTLLQMISGLVAPSAGRIEIDGRDVTHMEPGKRGIGMVFQSYALFPHMSVWDNVAYGLRMRRKSRDEVRTAVDESLAMVRMTEYAKRFPKELSGGQQQRIALARCFAYRPSVILLDEPLGALDKKLREHMQAEIRRLHKELGATFVYVTHDQDEALTLSDRICLMNQARVEQVGTPADLYDRPATRFAAGFIGHSNLLEGALDEARGSGGEPILLAAGGRIPLPLGASIRPAARHTLLVRPEAPRLVEPQSGFVDGTIAEVVFFGSDTRVQLEMNDGSALTVRCERSVSPRIGDRVGLVWDPYRTTLLNA from the coding sequence ATGAGCTCGAAACTCGAGGCGATCGGCATTGCGAAGCGCTACGGCGACACGACGGCGCTGGAACCGACAGACCTCGCCGTGCAGGCGGGCGAGTTCCTCACGCTGCTCGGTCCCTCGGGTTCGGGCAAGACCACGTTGTTGCAGATGATCTCGGGTCTCGTCGCGCCGAGCGCGGGACGCATCGAGATCGACGGGCGCGACGTGACGCACATGGAGCCGGGCAAGCGCGGCATCGGCATGGTGTTCCAGAGCTATGCGCTCTTCCCGCACATGAGCGTGTGGGACAACGTCGCCTACGGTCTGCGTATGCGCCGCAAATCGCGCGACGAAGTGCGCACGGCCGTCGACGAATCGCTCGCCATGGTGCGCATGACCGAATACGCGAAGCGCTTTCCGAAGGAACTGTCGGGCGGACAGCAGCAACGCATCGCGCTGGCACGCTGCTTCGCCTATCGGCCGTCAGTGATCCTGCTCGACGAACCGCTCGGCGCGCTCGACAAGAAGCTGCGCGAGCACATGCAGGCGGAAATACGCCGCCTGCACAAAGAACTCGGCGCGACCTTCGTCTATGTCACGCACGATCAGGACGAAGCGCTTACCCTCTCCGACCGCATTTGCCTCATGAACCAGGCGCGCGTGGAACAAGTGGGTACGCCCGCCGATCTTTACGACCGTCCCGCCACGCGTTTCGCGGCGGGCTTCATCGGACACTCGAACCTGCTCGAAGGCGCGCTCGACGAAGCGCGCGGCAGCGGCGGCGAGCCGATCCTGCTCGCGGCGGGCGGGCGCATTCCGTTGCCGCTCGGGGCGTCGATCAGGCCCGCCGCGCGTCACACCTTGCTGGTGCGCCCCGAGGCGCCGCGTCTCGTCGAACCGCAAAGCGGCTTTGTCGACGGCACCATCGCCGAGGTCGTGTTCTTCGGCAGCGACACGCGCGTGCAGCTCGAGATGAACGACGGCAGCGCGCTCACGGTGCGCTGCGAGCGCAGCGTGAGCCCGCGCATCGGCGATCGCGTGGGCCTCGTGTGGGACCCGTATCGCACGACGCTTCTGAACGCCTGA
- a CDS encoding ABC transporter substrate-binding protein produces MTQDFNPTRRRVLHGAGALALAGAMPLAARAESKQIVVSDPGGPYTTAYREAFYDPFEKATGIKVVSVARESQPVAQFAAMVQTKNYVWDVTTLTLSADIPYLESKGLLEPIGLKPGDFPDIMPEAITPNWLGVDVYSTVLAYRADKFKDNGPKSWADFWDVKKFPGRRCLRRSPLDTLEQALLADGVPLDKLYPLDVDRAFKSLDKIKPHIDIWWTSGAQAMQAIQSGDVDMISAWNGRAQAAKDAGAPVTIVWNQGLYSIEGWGIPKGTPRADAAKQFVRFCADAKRQALLTRTLAYGPTNKRAFDTIGKDRAALLPTAPDNIKDMKLPSPQWWEANRQKVTERFNSWIIS; encoded by the coding sequence ATGACGCAAGACTTCAACCCGACGCGCCGCCGCGTTCTCCACGGCGCGGGCGCCCTCGCCCTCGCCGGCGCAATGCCGCTTGCCGCGCGCGCAGAAAGCAAGCAGATCGTGGTGTCGGACCCGGGCGGCCCGTACACCACGGCTTATCGCGAGGCGTTCTACGATCCGTTCGAAAAAGCCACCGGCATCAAGGTCGTGAGCGTCGCGCGAGAATCGCAGCCGGTCGCGCAGTTCGCGGCGATGGTGCAGACGAAGAACTACGTGTGGGATGTGACCACGCTCACGCTGTCCGCCGACATTCCGTATCTGGAATCGAAGGGTCTGCTGGAACCCATCGGACTCAAACCGGGCGACTTTCCGGACATCATGCCGGAGGCCATCACGCCGAACTGGCTCGGCGTCGACGTCTATTCGACGGTGCTCGCATACCGCGCCGACAAGTTCAAGGACAACGGCCCGAAGTCATGGGCGGACTTCTGGGACGTCAAGAAGTTTCCGGGCCGCCGCTGCCTGCGCCGCAGCCCGCTCGACACGCTCGAACAGGCGCTGCTCGCCGACGGCGTGCCCCTCGACAAGCTCTATCCGCTCGATGTGGACCGCGCCTTCAAGAGCCTCGACAAGATCAAGCCGCACATCGACATCTGGTGGACTTCCGGCGCACAGGCGATGCAGGCGATCCAGAGCGGCGACGTCGACATGATCTCGGCGTGGAACGGCCGCGCGCAAGCCGCGAAGGACGCGGGCGCGCCGGTCACGATCGTATGGAATCAGGGACTCTATTCGATCGAAGGCTGGGGCATTCCGAAGGGCACGCCGCGCGCCGATGCGGCCAAGCAGTTCGTGCGCTTTTGCGCCGACGCGAAGCGCCAGGCGCTGCTCACGCGCACGCTCGCCTACGGGCCGACCAACAAGCGCGCGTTCGACACCATCGGCAAAGACCGCGCGGCGCTCTTGCCCACCGCGCCGGACAACATCAAGGACATGAAGCTGCCGAGTCCGCAATGGTGGGAGGCGAACCGGCAGAAAGTCACCGAACGATTCAATTCGTGGATCATTTCCTGA
- a CDS encoding enoyl-CoA hydratase/isomerase family protein, translated as MDDDVLFSSHGRVAVITLNRPERLNAWTTPMRNKIIDALDRYNDDDEVAAIIMTGAGNRAFSAGQDLSEAHDFDGERAVEWVKEWQRYYAALRGLKKPLVMALNGTAAGSAFQVTLLGDIRVGHPGVRMGQPEINAGIASTTGPWIMNAMLGMSRTIELTLTGRLMDAEECHRIGLIHHLVPEEKVFEKALEIATELAAKPPVAMRLDKQRFREMTEPGFIDCIEAGMRIQREAYESGEPARMMEEFFKKRAK; from the coding sequence ATGGATGACGACGTTCTGTTCTCGAGTCACGGCCGCGTAGCGGTCATCACGCTGAATCGCCCGGAGCGCCTCAATGCCTGGACGACGCCGATGCGCAACAAGATCATCGACGCGCTCGATCGCTACAACGACGACGACGAAGTCGCCGCGATCATCATGACCGGCGCGGGCAATCGCGCGTTCTCGGCGGGACAGGATCTGTCCGAAGCGCACGACTTCGACGGCGAGCGCGCCGTGGAATGGGTGAAGGAATGGCAACGCTATTACGCCGCGCTGCGCGGCCTGAAGAAGCCGCTCGTCATGGCGCTCAACGGCACCGCCGCAGGCTCCGCGTTCCAGGTGACGCTGCTGGGCGACATTCGTGTCGGGCACCCGGGCGTGCGCATGGGACAGCCGGAAATCAACGCGGGCATCGCCAGCACCACGGGTCCGTGGATCATGAACGCGATGCTCGGCATGTCGCGGACCATCGAACTCACGCTGACGGGGCGTCTGATGGACGCGGAAGAGTGCCATCGCATCGGCCTGATTCATCACCTCGTGCCGGAGGAGAAGGTGTTTGAGAAGGCGCTGGAGATCGCCACCGAGCTTGCCGCCAAACCGCCGGTCGCCATGCGTCTCGACAAGCAGCGCTTTCGCGAAATGACGGAGCCCGGCTTTATCGACTGCATCGAAGCCGGTATGCGCATTCAGCGCGAAGCGTACGAATCCGGTGAGCCGGCACGCATGATGGAAGAGTTCTTCAAAAAGCGCGCGAAGTAA
- a CDS encoding DUF3253 domain-containing protein: protein MTVSDLDIERRILTLLGQRAESASICPSDVARALFDEEQAWRSLMPSVRQVAARLAGERIIAITQRGETLDPHRLPRGPIRLRRGTKFPTGFQR, encoded by the coding sequence ATGACCGTATCAGACCTTGACATCGAACGTCGCATCTTGACGCTGCTCGGGCAGCGCGCCGAATCCGCCTCCATTTGCCCGTCGGACGTCGCACGCGCGCTGTTCGACGAGGAACAGGCCTGGCGCTCGTTGATGCCATCGGTCAGGCAGGTTGCCGCCCGTCTGGCGGGCGAGCGCATCATCGCGATCACCCAGCGCGGCGAGACGCTAGATCCGCATCGATTGCCGCGAGGCCCGATCCGCTTGCGGCGCGGAACGAAATTTCCAACGGGCTTTCAGCGCTGA
- a CDS encoding class I SAM-dependent methyltransferase, with the protein MANRKLEEYIRTRSREVAGWLPRCDGEIFKEVLEAQVDRGIDGSIVEIGIHHGRSFIPLALSNEGRRCYAIDIFARQDLNRDSSGRGDKEAFLANLKSFGLAADAICIDERLSTLVKPDDILEKVGLARFFHIDGGHDVETVVNDLMLAQAVLRDDGVIAIDDIFRHAWPEVSMGVFSYLANQQSEFVPFAYGHNKAYMCRRPFGAMYRELLMQSEFLEMFYAKSYAVSRDEVLVFQRYVSSDSTIRRRLVDYLMIYHADFAFHLRKRFRRAKRMLHVQT; encoded by the coding sequence ATGGCGAACAGAAAACTCGAGGAATACATCCGCACGCGCAGCCGCGAGGTGGCAGGCTGGTTGCCCCGGTGCGACGGAGAAATCTTCAAGGAAGTGCTGGAGGCGCAAGTAGACAGAGGCATTGACGGCTCCATCGTCGAAATCGGCATCCATCACGGCAGGTCGTTCATTCCACTTGCGCTGAGCAATGAGGGACGTCGTTGCTACGCCATCGACATCTTCGCCCGACAAGACCTCAACCGCGACAGTTCCGGCCGCGGTGACAAGGAAGCGTTCCTCGCGAATCTCAAGTCTTTCGGCCTTGCGGCCGACGCTATCTGCATCGACGAGCGCTTGTCGACACTGGTCAAGCCCGACGATATCCTCGAGAAGGTGGGTCTCGCCCGCTTCTTCCATATCGACGGCGGACATGATGTGGAGACGGTCGTGAACGATCTCATGCTCGCCCAGGCAGTCCTCAGGGACGACGGCGTCATCGCAATCGACGATATCTTCCGGCACGCCTGGCCGGAGGTCAGCATGGGCGTGTTCTCCTATCTAGCGAACCAGCAAAGCGAGTTCGTGCCATTTGCTTACGGTCATAACAAGGCGTACATGTGCCGTCGTCCGTTTGGCGCCATGTATCGGGAACTGCTGATGCAAAGCGAGTTCCTCGAGATGTTTTACGCCAAGAGCTACGCTGTGTCGCGGGACGAAGTCCTCGTCTTTCAGCGCTACGTGTCGTCTGATTCCACCATCAGGCGCCGCCTCGTGGACTATCTGATGATCTATCACGCGGACTTCGCATTCCATCTACGCAAGCGGTTCAGGCGCGCCAAGCGCATGCTTCACGTCCAGACATGA
- a CDS encoding ATP-binding protein: protein MKNPLNSLFGRMTILSIVVLVGMQFCWFWIMAGERPRQQMHGFAQGLVLALHAANGETVSGKELAPAMRVRSVSAEVDPTHVKLHQSNAPPLRDLIRELSAALPPGTAMAFDDNRPPHLWVRFPGKSSWLVVPMDTPPPPRHILETLSLLAAAIVLSVLVAWQMQRPLSGLARTARAFGSGGRPPAEPRRGPQEVRELIGAFNDMMRRLNEADDNQAVMLAGLGHDLRAPLTRLKLRATLLACDTERGELLRDIDSLSNVVQQFLEFAGQPVEKREPVGVDAFLREQFPASHDPDEERPFSLDLRAGPAFTLPAGMLDRVVTNLVDNALEHGAPPIEIATALQGSHWHISVHDHGAGIPEGQLAAAMKPFVRLDPARGSQGHSGLGLAIVSRLTREHGGTCEIGNEPGGGFRVQLMLPVSAAK, encoded by the coding sequence ATGAAGAATCCGCTCAACTCGTTGTTCGGCAGGATGACCATCTTGTCTATCGTGGTTCTCGTAGGCATGCAATTCTGCTGGTTCTGGATAATGGCCGGTGAGAGACCGCGCCAGCAAATGCACGGTTTCGCTCAAGGACTCGTGCTTGCGTTGCACGCGGCAAACGGCGAGACCGTAAGCGGTAAAGAGCTCGCGCCGGCCATGCGCGTTCGATCCGTTTCGGCCGAAGTCGATCCGACGCATGTGAAGCTGCATCAATCGAACGCACCGCCATTGAGAGACCTGATCAGAGAACTCAGCGCAGCATTACCGCCCGGCACCGCAATGGCGTTCGATGACAATCGACCACCTCATCTTTGGGTCCGGTTTCCGGGAAAGTCTTCTTGGCTGGTCGTGCCGATGGACACGCCGCCGCCGCCGCGACATATTCTCGAGACCTTATCGTTGCTGGCAGCGGCGATCGTTCTGTCCGTGCTTGTCGCATGGCAGATGCAACGCCCGTTATCGGGACTCGCACGCACGGCCCGCGCTTTCGGATCAGGAGGACGTCCGCCGGCCGAGCCGAGGCGAGGACCGCAGGAAGTCCGCGAGCTTATCGGCGCGTTCAACGACATGATGCGGCGGCTCAACGAAGCGGACGACAATCAGGCGGTCATGCTTGCTGGGCTCGGGCATGATCTCAGAGCGCCGCTTACTCGGCTCAAGTTGCGCGCCACGCTTCTCGCGTGCGACACCGAGCGCGGCGAGTTGCTTCGCGACATCGACTCGCTATCCAACGTCGTCCAGCAATTCCTCGAATTTGCCGGCCAGCCCGTGGAGAAACGCGAACCGGTCGGCGTCGATGCGTTTCTTCGCGAGCAGTTTCCCGCGTCTCATGATCCCGATGAAGAACGCCCGTTTTCGCTGGACCTGCGCGCGGGTCCCGCGTTCACGCTGCCTGCCGGCATGCTGGATCGCGTCGTGACGAACCTCGTCGACAACGCGTTAGAGCATGGCGCGCCGCCGATCGAAATAGCGACGGCGCTCCAGGGAAGTCACTGGCACATCTCGGTGCACGACCACGGCGCAGGCATTCCCGAAGGCCAGCTTGCTGCGGCGATGAAACCCTTCGTCAGGCTGGATCCGGCGCGCGGCAGTCAGGGACATAGCGGACTTGGGCTTGCGATCGTGTCGCGACTGACACGTGAGCATGGCGGTACCTGCGAGATCGGCAACGAGCCGGGCGGCGGCTTTCGCGTGCAGCTTATGCTTCCGGTAAGCGCAGCCAAGTAA
- a CDS encoding response regulator: MPHVLIVDDDAVVRDLLRRFMQANGFEVSVLHDAKNLQRRLESERPSVIVLDIMMPDTDGLSALKALRASGDDIPVIFVTGRGAVPDRIAGLSLGADDYLVKPFDPGELLARIEAVLRRRGPAQTSAPEVRARFCFGPFELDFATRMLSREGRQISLRDSEFALLKVFVNHPYKVLPRVLIHDLVHRDAVSFQDRGLDVPIWRLRRIIESDPSSPKYIQTLRGKGFVFVPDADADADADAAKPDPA, translated from the coding sequence ATGCCTCACGTTCTTATCGTCGATGACGACGCCGTGGTACGCGATCTCTTACGCCGCTTCATGCAAGCAAACGGGTTCGAAGTATCCGTCTTGCATGACGCAAAGAACCTTCAACGACGGCTCGAGAGCGAGCGTCCATCGGTCATCGTGCTCGACATCATGATGCCCGACACGGACGGGCTCTCGGCTCTCAAGGCGCTTCGTGCCTCGGGCGACGACATCCCGGTGATCTTCGTCACGGGACGCGGAGCGGTTCCCGATCGCATAGCCGGGCTCTCGCTGGGCGCCGACGACTATCTGGTCAAGCCCTTCGATCCGGGGGAATTACTCGCGCGCATTGAAGCGGTGCTGCGCCGCAGAGGTCCGGCGCAGACAAGCGCACCCGAAGTACGCGCGCGGTTTTGCTTCGGACCTTTCGAGCTCGACTTTGCAACTCGCATGTTGAGCCGCGAAGGAAGGCAAATCTCACTGCGCGATAGCGAATTCGCCTTGCTCAAGGTCTTCGTCAACCACCCCTATAAAGTGCTGCCGAGAGTTCTCATTCATGACCTCGTGCATCGCGATGCAGTGAGCTTTCAAGATCGCGGCCTGGACGTTCCCATCTGGCGTTTGCGCCGCATCATCGAGAGCGATCCATCGAGCCCGAAATACATTCAGACGCTGCGCGGCAAAGGCTTTGTCTTCGTGCCCGATGCTGACGCTGACGCTGACGCTGACGCGGCAAAGCCTGACCCGGCGTGA
- a CDS encoding secretin N-terminal domain-containing protein, with the protein MQTIVPRSPSRFETSYVRLHLLLHIVMRAALVVGTAFLAMYCHRSFAAVTMNFSHADIAEVARAIGLATSKTIIVDPRVKGQLDLVSERPVSEEEALKTLQSALRMQGFSLLQDHGVLKIVPEADAKLQGVPTYVGNSPRAQGDQVVTQVFQLHRESANNLIPTLRPLISPNNSVTANPSNNTLIVTDYADNLKRIAAIIAGIEAASSPHISVIQLNYADATAVSQEAQKLLDLNGIGNTDPTQKVVVAPDVRSNTVVLRASGGARLDEAESLVVKLDTPTKAPGNIHIVSLRNADATDVAKTLRRILGQSSGSDSQSSVANSGNSQSSSGLPSSNGTLPPLPSGADSASSVSAASSSSSSPFGNGNSTQSRASEDKDDKGTGEIVADVSTNSLIITAPEPVFRNLSTVIARLDQRKVQVYIESLIMEVSSDKEGEFGIEWLTTAGLQSVAATTTNVGLVAGFGNILGTKGLFRALQSNSDVNVLSTPSLITLDNHEARILVGTNVPIESGSYSTNTTSSSSVSAFNTYDRKDVGVMLNVKPQINQGGTITLQVYQEDSSVESGTADQAGGYSIDKRSLQTSILADDGQIVVLGGLISDNYTDGNSRIPWVSKIPVLGALFRHETKSRKKTNLLIFLRPVIVRDASMLQAIAADRYGYMQARSATYRSDNWLEKDDTVPALPSLQSSERGADAPLIDLTHARQAAVISPADSPAPAR; encoded by the coding sequence ATGCAAACGATTGTCCCTCGGAGTCCATCACGATTCGAAACCAGCTATGTACGGCTGCATCTATTGCTTCACATAGTGATGCGCGCCGCGCTGGTGGTCGGCACAGCGTTTCTCGCAATGTATTGCCACCGGTCCTTCGCGGCAGTGACGATGAACTTCTCTCACGCCGACATCGCGGAAGTTGCGCGCGCCATCGGACTCGCGACTTCGAAGACGATCATCGTGGACCCACGTGTGAAGGGCCAATTAGACCTGGTGTCCGAACGCCCGGTCTCGGAAGAAGAAGCGCTAAAAACGCTGCAGTCCGCGCTGCGAATGCAAGGCTTTTCACTGTTGCAGGACCACGGCGTGCTCAAGATCGTGCCGGAAGCAGATGCGAAGCTTCAGGGCGTTCCCACCTACGTTGGCAACAGCCCGCGTGCGCAAGGGGATCAAGTTGTCACGCAGGTGTTCCAGCTTCATCGCGAATCCGCCAACAATCTCATTCCGACTCTAAGGCCGCTCATCTCTCCGAACAACTCGGTTACCGCGAATCCGAGCAACAACACGCTTATCGTCACGGACTATGCGGATAATCTGAAGAGGATCGCGGCAATCATCGCGGGTATCGAAGCGGCTTCGAGCCCGCATATATCGGTCATTCAGCTCAACTACGCCGACGCGACCGCCGTATCGCAAGAGGCCCAGAAGCTGCTGGATTTGAACGGCATCGGCAATACGGACCCCACTCAGAAGGTCGTGGTCGCGCCGGACGTCAGAAGCAACACCGTAGTGCTTCGTGCAAGCGGCGGGGCGCGTCTGGACGAAGCAGAGTCTCTCGTCGTGAAGCTCGATACGCCGACGAAGGCGCCAGGCAATATCCATATCGTCAGTTTGCGGAACGCGGATGCCACCGATGTGGCGAAGACGCTGCGAAGAATTCTGGGGCAATCGAGCGGCAGCGATTCGCAGTCCAGCGTGGCGAACAGCGGCAATTCACAAAGCTCGTCAGGGTTGCCAAGCAGTAACGGGACCTTGCCGCCGTTGCCGAGCGGCGCGGATTCCGCCTCGTCGGTCAGTGCGGCGTCGTCTTCATCGAGCAGTCCTTTCGGCAATGGCAATTCAACGCAGTCGCGTGCGAGTGAAGATAAAGACGATAAAGGGACGGGCGAAATCGTTGCGGACGTCTCGACGAACTCACTCATCATCACGGCGCCCGAGCCGGTGTTCAGAAACCTCAGCACGGTTATCGCGCGGCTCGATCAGCGCAAAGTGCAGGTGTATATCGAATCGCTGATTATGGAAGTGTCATCCGACAAAGAAGGGGAATTCGGCATCGAGTGGCTGACTACCGCGGGCTTGCAGTCGGTCGCTGCCACTACCACGAACGTCGGCCTCGTAGCCGGGTTTGGCAACATCCTGGGTACGAAAGGCCTCTTCCGCGCGCTCCAGTCGAACTCGGACGTCAATGTCCTGTCGACGCCGAGTCTCATTACACTCGACAACCACGAGGCGCGCATCCTCGTAGGTACCAACGTGCCGATCGAGTCCGGGTCCTACTCGACGAATACCACGAGTTCATCGTCAGTATCCGCGTTCAACACATATGACCGGAAGGACGTGGGCGTCATGTTGAATGTGAAGCCGCAGATCAATCAGGGCGGAACGATCACGCTGCAGGTCTATCAGGAAGATTCAAGCGTCGAGAGCGGCACCGCGGATCAGGCCGGCGGTTACAGCATAGACAAGAGATCGCTGCAGACATCGATCCTCGCCGATGACGGTCAGATAGTCGTGCTCGGAGGGCTGATCAGCGACAACTACACCGACGGCAACAGCAGAATTCCGTGGGTGTCGAAAATCCCCGTCCTCGGTGCATTGTTCAGGCACGAGACGAAAAGCCGTAAGAAGACGAACCTGCTGATTTTCCTTCGGCCGGTCATCGTGCGCGACGCATCCATGCTTCAGGCTATCGCGGCGGACCGGTACGGTTATATGCAAGCGCGATCCGCGACTTATAGAAGCGACAACTGGCTGGAGAAGGACGACACAGTGCCGGCATTGCCGTCCCTGCAGTCAAGCGAGCGAGGAGCGGATGCACCTCTGATCGACCTCACTCACGCGCGGCAAGCAGCGGTGATCTCACCTGCGGATAGTCCGGCGCCTGCGCGTTGA
- a CDS encoding MmgE/PrpD family protein, protein MTAFDRRYFLKAGAAGALASATAGTGALAQGKDAASSASPLASPPSATAKGTVQPPKVTRILAEFIHRTAYQDLPANVRREGVRTLMNWVGVAVGGSHDETVDRAVAALSPFSGPPQANLLGRTERLDIMNTAFINGVSSHIFDFDDTHLKTIIHPAGPVASAILAYAQYRPVTGKDFLNALVLGVETELRIGNAVYPNHYDVGWHITGTCGVFGSAAAMSKLMGLSVQQTVWALGLAASQPVGLRESFGSMNKSFNPGRAAANGMFAAILAGKDYTSSEGMIEAKRGWANTISTKQDYREITDGLGTHWESTLNTYKPFACGIVIHPALDAAIQLRNENHLSADQIERIDLRVHPLVIELTGKKTPTIGLEGKFSIYHAVAIAIIDGAAGEKQFSDAKVRDPQTVALREKVNAIVDPAIKPEQVDMTITLMDGRKLHKFIQHAIGSTEVPMTDAQLEKKFFDLADGILPADQTRALIDKCWHVEQLDSAADIALAAVQR, encoded by the coding sequence ATGACAGCATTCGATCGGCGATACTTCCTGAAGGCGGGCGCGGCGGGCGCGCTGGCCTCGGCGACCGCGGGAACAGGCGCGCTCGCGCAGGGCAAAGATGCCGCGTCGAGTGCCTCTCCGCTCGCTTCCCCGCCCTCGGCCACCGCCAAAGGCACCGTGCAACCGCCGAAAGTCACGCGTATCCTCGCCGAATTCATCCATCGCACGGCCTATCAAGACTTGCCGGCGAATGTGCGCCGGGAAGGCGTGCGAACGCTGATGAACTGGGTCGGCGTTGCTGTTGGCGGGTCGCACGATGAAACCGTCGATCGCGCAGTAGCGGCGCTCTCGCCGTTCTCAGGTCCGCCGCAAGCCAACCTGCTCGGCCGCACCGAGCGCTTGGACATCATGAACACGGCGTTCATCAACGGTGTGAGCAGCCATATTTTCGATTTCGACGACACGCATCTGAAAACCATCATCCATCCGGCCGGTCCCGTGGCGTCCGCGATTCTCGCCTACGCGCAATATCGGCCAGTGACGGGTAAGGATTTCCTCAACGCGCTGGTGCTCGGCGTCGAGACGGAATTGCGAATCGGCAATGCGGTGTACCCGAATCATTACGATGTGGGCTGGCACATCACGGGCACATGCGGCGTCTTCGGCTCCGCCGCCGCGATGTCGAAACTGATGGGCCTGAGCGTGCAGCAGACGGTCTGGGCGCTGGGGCTGGCGGCGTCGCAGCCGGTCGGTTTGCGCGAATCGTTCGGCTCGATGAACAAGAGCTTCAACCCGGGCCGTGCGGCCGCCAACGGCATGTTCGCGGCGATCCTTGCGGGCAAGGACTACACGAGTTCCGAGGGCATGATCGAGGCGAAACGCGGCTGGGCGAACACCATCAGCACGAAGCAGGATTACCGCGAGATCACCGACGGTCTCGGTACGCACTGGGAATCGACGCTCAACACGTACAAGCCCTTCGCATGCGGCATCGTGATCCATCCCGCGCTCGATGCGGCCATTCAGCTTCGCAACGAAAACCATCTGAGCGCCGATCAGATCGAGCGAATCGATTTGCGCGTGCATCCGCTCGTCATCGAACTGACCGGAAAGAAGACGCCGACGATCGGGCTCGAAGGCAAGTTCAGCATCTATCACGCGGTGGCGATCGCGATTATCGACGGCGCAGCAGGTGAAAAGCAGTTCAGCGATGCCAAGGTACGCGACCCGCAAACCGTTGCTCTGCGCGAGAAGGTGAATGCCATCGTCGATCCGGCAATCAAGCCCGAGCAGGTAGACATGACCATCACGCTGATGGACGGCCGCAAGCTGCACAAGTTCATTCAGCACGCCATCGGCAGCACCGAAGTGCCGATGACCGATGCGCAACTCGAGAAAAAGTTCTTCGATCTCGCGGACGGCATTCTGCCCGCCGATCAGACCCGCGCGTTGATCGACAAGTGCTGGCATGTCGAGCAGCTCGACAGCGCGGCAGATATCGCGCTCGCGGCAGTTCAGCGATAG